In Pantoea phytobeneficialis, one genomic interval encodes:
- a CDS encoding VOC family protein, which yields MSLSPFHLAIPVYDLDAARTFYGTIFGLAEGRSSTQWVDFDFYGHQLVIHEHPKTASQENVHSNPVDGHDVPVPHFGIILHWDEWEALAERLRGFNTKFVIEPYIRFKGQVGEQATMFLFDPCGNALEFKAFKDMSQLFAK from the coding sequence ATGAGCCTTTCCCCTTTTCACCTTGCCATCCCGGTTTACGATCTTGATGCAGCACGCACCTTCTACGGCACCATTTTTGGTCTGGCAGAAGGTCGCTCCAGCACCCAGTGGGTCGATTTTGATTTTTATGGTCATCAGTTGGTGATCCACGAGCACCCCAAAACCGCCTCCCAGGAAAACGTACATTCCAACCCGGTCGACGGCCATGATGTGCCTGTGCCGCACTTCGGCATTATTCTGCATTGGGATGAGTGGGAAGCGTTGGCTGAACGCCTGCGCGGGTTCAACACCAAATTCGTGATCGAACCCTATATTCGCTTTAAAGGGCAGGTCGGCGAACAGGCTACGATGTTCCTGTTCGACCCGTGCGGTAACGCGCTGGAATTCAAGGCGTTTAAAGATATGAGCCAACTGTTTGCCAAATAA
- a CDS encoding alpha/beta fold hydrolase — translation MSDHAIAQPWSQPVANLPGFAHHYATVEGVRLHYVSGGNPQGEILLLLAGFPQSWYAWHQVMAQLADRYFIIAPDLPGQGDSDKPSAGYDTQALAAKVQGLMQQLGHPRYYLAAHDVGAWVAWPYAVRYSQQVIKLALLDAGIPGITLPEALPATPDKAWKTWHFAFHLLPDLPEALISGREEIYLEWFLRRKTASPMVFSDADMAEYVRLLRQNGALRAGLAPYRVVTQSAEQNRALREQGKLTLPLLAISADQGSIPDMATPLRQFADDVTGITIAQSGHFIPDEQPLALAAALAHFFR, via the coding sequence ATGTCCGATCATGCTATCGCCCAACCCTGGTCCCAACCGGTGGCGAATCTGCCCGGTTTTGCGCATCACTACGCCACCGTGGAGGGCGTTCGTCTGCACTATGTCAGCGGCGGCAATCCGCAGGGAGAAATTTTACTGTTGCTGGCTGGCTTCCCACAAAGCTGGTACGCCTGGCATCAGGTCATGGCGCAGTTGGCCGATCGGTATTTCATTATCGCGCCGGATTTGCCCGGACAGGGTGACTCTGACAAACCGTCGGCTGGTTACGATACTCAGGCACTGGCGGCTAAGGTTCAGGGGCTGATGCAACAGCTTGGTCATCCGCGCTATTACCTGGCCGCGCATGACGTAGGAGCCTGGGTCGCCTGGCCGTATGCCGTGCGCTACAGCCAGCAAGTTATCAAACTGGCGCTGCTGGACGCGGGCATTCCGGGGATCACATTGCCCGAGGCGCTTCCAGCCACGCCGGATAAAGCCTGGAAGACCTGGCACTTTGCCTTCCATTTATTGCCGGATTTACCGGAAGCCTTAATCAGTGGGCGCGAGGAGATTTATCTGGAGTGGTTTCTGCGGCGTAAAACCGCCAGCCCGATGGTATTCAGCGACGCTGACATGGCTGAATATGTGCGTTTGCTACGTCAGAATGGCGCGTTGCGCGCCGGACTGGCACCCTATCGGGTAGTGACGCAATCGGCGGAGCAGAATCGGGCGCTGCGTGAGCAGGGCAAACTGACGCTGCCGCTGCTGGCAATCAGCGCCGATCAGGGTTCCATCCCCGATATGGCGACACCGCTACGGCAGTTTGCCGACGATGTCACCGGGATCACTATCGCCCAAAGTGGCCATTTCATCCCGGATGAACAACCGCTGGCGCTGGCCGCTGCCCTGGCGCACTTTTTCCGTTAA
- a CDS encoding TetR/AcrR family transcriptional regulator, giving the protein MSVQPRERGRPRQFDTDAALDRAMLVFREKGYHSASISDLSAAMQLTAGSIYKAFTDKRGLFLQVFARYTSLRNQALRQRLAQQPDGRSRIAEVLRFYLESASDIEGRRGCLVVGSAIELQVLDAELAELVRAALERNQQSMLQLLEQGQQDGSVNPQLDAEAVGGVLLCLVLGMRVAGKMQDLPARERLIASALTLLN; this is encoded by the coding sequence ATGTCTGTACAGCCCCGTGAACGCGGTCGCCCGCGTCAGTTTGACACCGATGCCGCGCTCGATCGTGCCATGCTGGTATTTCGTGAAAAGGGCTACCACAGCGCGTCAATCAGCGATCTCAGCGCAGCGATGCAACTTACCGCCGGCAGTATCTACAAAGCCTTTACCGACAAACGCGGCCTGTTTTTGCAGGTGTTCGCGCGCTATACCTCGCTACGTAATCAGGCGCTGCGCCAGCGGCTGGCGCAACAACCGGATGGCCGGTCGCGTATTGCTGAAGTGCTGCGTTTTTACCTTGAATCCGCCAGTGATATTGAAGGGCGGCGCGGTTGCCTGGTGGTGGGGAGTGCTATCGAGCTCCAGGTACTGGATGCAGAGCTTGCTGAACTGGTGCGTGCGGCGCTCGAACGCAACCAGCAATCGATGCTGCAATTGCTGGAGCAGGGGCAGCAGGATGGTTCGGTTAATCCACAACTTGACGCTGAAGCCGTGGGAGGCGTGTTGCTCTGTCTGGTGTTGGGAATGCGCGTGGCTGGAAAAATGCAGGATTTACCGGCGCGTGAGCGACTGATAGCCAGCGCCCTGACGCTGCTGAATTAA
- a CDS encoding DMT family transporter, translating to MRTTDTLRLLLLAAIWGASFLFMRIAVPALGAVNTAFLRVVCGSIGLLVIMAVLRMPLRFDGKLRWAMLLGVINSGLPFLMYCLAARVLPAGYSAILNATAPLMGVIMGAAFFAEKLTLKKVMGMVAGFAGILLISTTGEAHLTRALILGILACLVATTCYGIAGFLAKRWITARGGMDATKVAFGSQLGASCFLLPFFAVTAPQTAASQWQIPEVWACILAVGFICTALAYILYFRLLADIGPLRTLTVTFLIPPFGIFWGWLVLGEALNQGFTAGALLIVCAVWLVVKADRPTPQVASVK from the coding sequence ATGCGAACAACGGATACGTTACGCCTGCTGCTGCTGGCAGCCATCTGGGGAGCCAGTTTTTTGTTTATGCGCATTGCCGTTCCGGCATTAGGTGCCGTCAATACCGCGTTTCTGCGCGTGGTTTGCGGCAGTATCGGCCTGCTGGTGATTATGGCTGTGCTGAGAATGCCGCTGCGTTTCGACGGCAAACTGCGCTGGGCAATGCTGCTTGGGGTGATCAACTCCGGGCTGCCGTTCCTGATGTATTGCCTCGCTGCACGCGTGTTGCCCGCTGGCTATTCCGCCATCCTGAACGCCACTGCGCCGCTGATGGGCGTAATCATGGGTGCGGCCTTCTTTGCCGAAAAACTGACGTTGAAGAAAGTGATGGGTATGGTGGCGGGGTTTGCCGGTATCCTGCTAATCAGTACCACCGGTGAAGCACATCTTACCCGCGCGTTAATCCTTGGCATTCTGGCTTGTCTGGTAGCAACCACCTGCTACGGCATCGCTGGGTTTCTCGCCAAACGTTGGATCACTGCACGCGGAGGGATGGATGCCACCAAAGTGGCGTTTGGTAGCCAACTGGGGGCATCCTGCTTTCTGCTGCCGTTCTTTGCCGTTACCGCGCCGCAGACCGCAGCCAGCCAGTGGCAAATCCCGGAGGTCTGGGCTTGCATTCTGGCGGTGGGCTTTATCTGTACGGCGCTGGCTTACATTCTTTATTTCCGCTTGCTGGCAGATATCGGCCCACTGCGTACCCTGACCGTGACTTTCCTGATCCCACCTTTCGGCATTTTCTGGGGTTGGCTGGTACTGGGCGAGGCGTTAAATCAAGGATTTACCGCCGGAGCGTTGCTGATCGTTTGTGCGGTTTGGCTGGTGGTCAAAGCGGACCGACCAACCCCGCAGGTCGCCAGCGTAAAATAA
- a CDS encoding MurR/RpiR family transcriptional regulator, which translates to MASVNKIKNRVDVLGERYRARAASLSPQLQTVVRYIHENREAVVEATAMEIAAATNSSDATVVRAVQALGFAGLRDLKKTLEVWFGPVMNSEEKMATTVSELSCDINSGIDFVLDGHKRACDALAEPHNRQAIAAAVALLIEARQVGLFGINASGVLADYSRRLLVRIGIPAVSINRSGIALAEQLIALQRGDVLIMMAQKSAHREGITTIKEAKRLGIPIILLTNAADSVFAKEADVVINVPRGGEDGRMPLHSAVLVCLEMLILSVASANATRTVKTMKRIQDLNRSMKPTSKK; encoded by the coding sequence ATGGCGTCAGTAAATAAAATAAAAAATCGTGTCGATGTTCTGGGTGAACGCTATCGCGCGCGGGCTGCTTCGCTTTCACCACAGCTACAAACCGTGGTGCGCTATATCCATGAAAATCGTGAGGCGGTGGTGGAAGCCACGGCAATGGAGATTGCGGCAGCGACCAACAGTTCAGATGCCACGGTAGTCCGTGCGGTGCAGGCATTAGGTTTTGCCGGATTACGAGATTTAAAAAAAACGCTGGAAGTCTGGTTTGGCCCGGTCATGAATTCCGAAGAAAAAATGGCCACCACCGTCAGTGAGCTTTCCTGCGATATTAACTCCGGGATCGATTTTGTGTTGGATGGACATAAACGCGCCTGTGATGCGTTAGCTGAACCGCATAATCGCCAGGCCATTGCCGCCGCGGTGGCATTATTAATTGAGGCGCGTCAGGTTGGCTTATTTGGCATTAATGCCTCAGGTGTGCTGGCGGATTATAGCCGCCGCTTATTGGTGCGTATTGGTATTCCGGCAGTCTCGATAAATCGCTCCGGTATTGCGTTGGCGGAACAACTTATCGCCTTACAACGTGGTGACGTGTTGATCATGATGGCGCAAAAATCGGCGCATCGGGAAGGGATTACCACCATCAAGGAAGCAAAACGTCTGGGGATCCCGATTATTTTGCTGACCAATGCCGCGGATTCTGTTTTCGCCAAAGAAGCGGATGTGGTGATCAATGTGCCACGCGGCGGGGAAGATGGCCGTATGCCGTTGCATAGCGCGGTGCTGGTGTGTCTGGAAATGCTGATTTTGTCGGTGGCGTCGGCCAATGCGACGCGCACCGTCAAAACCATGAAGCGCATTCAGGATCTGAATCGCAGCATGAAACCGACCAGCAAAAAGTAG